Genomic segment of Acidobacteriota bacterium:
CCCAGGCAGAAAAACCTTCTTGAAGAGGACCGCAAGCAACGCAGCTGGCGCCCAAAGGTGGGTCCTGGGGTGGTCCTTGGAGTGTGAAAAAGGGGTAAGGTCTTGGATTGACACATGGTTGTGAGGCACGCATCCCCCGCCTGCTTTTCCGGCGGGGCTTTTGCTTCTTGAACCCGCCACCTTCGGTGTCCTGCCGCACAGCCTGGAGGCGAGGCGGCGGAGTCCTCCAATGGCAAGCCCTCCAACTCGTGCAGCGCGTGCGTTGGGCCAGCATCTTGCCCCGTTGAGGGTGGCCTGGGCCGCGGCGGTGAAGGATTTCACGATGGAGTCTGGGCCGCCCCGGACCGGACCCTGGACCGCACTCGGCTGGGGCAAGAAAAGGAATCCGGTCTCGCATGGCCGCATGGATGAGGCCGCCTGGGCGTAGGGCGCGGAAGAAGGCCTGATCGGGATCATCGGATCCGGGGAATTTTGGACTCCCGCGTGGCTGGTCCCGCGGCCCAGCCCTTCGTTGACGCGAAGGCCGCGTCGCACCTATAATGAAAGCGGCCACCGTTTCGCGGAGAGGTGCTGGAGTGGCCGAACAGGACTGCCTGCTAAGCAGTTGTCCGGGCTCAAACCTGGACCGGGGGTTCGAATCCCCCCCTCTCCGCCAACGGGCTGCTTCGAAGGAATCCCACAAAGGACGTACTTGGGGGGATGAGAAGGGTAGGGACACCCGTGGTTTTCAAGGCGAGGCGTGAACGGCTTCACGCCGAGCCGTAGAAAACGAGGGAGGGACCTTACCCCGGGAACCCTTAGGCGGCCTTGAAACGCAGGGGCCTCTGGCCCCGAGGCTTCTAGGCCGCGTGGGTTCGAATCCCCCCCTCTCCGCCAAGAGACACCCAAGGGGGGCTCTGCCCCCCTTAGGCGCTCGCATCGCTCGCTGAACCCCCCTCGGGTGGTTGGCGCTGCAGCCGAAGTGAATTCGGCTTCGCGCCGTTTCGAGAAGAAGATTCCGCAAAGGACGTCGTTGGCCAGGAGGAAGAGCGAGGGGCCCCACCCCGGGAACCCTCAGGCGGCCTTGAAACGCAGGGGGTTCTTGGCATTCGGCCTTTAGACGGGCCAGGAGAGTGGCGTGCCTCTCGTGAGGCCATCCACTTGGGGCGGAACAGGTCTGCCTCACCCCGCTCCAGCAGGATCTCCTTCGGAACTCGCCTTGTCCCCCTTCGGAAGAGGAGGGGGCGTCCGTTTTGCTTGGGTGGACAAGAGGACGTCCATCCAGCGAACCGTCTTGGACACGGAGTAGGTTGCCCCCCCCTTGAAGCCCTTCGGTGCCCTGGGACCACCGGGTGCTCCTGCCGCGTCCATGCCGCCGCCGGGCATACCTCCCCCCATGCCGCCGCCGGGCATACCTCCCCCCATGCCGCCGCCGGGCATACCTCCCCCCATGCCGCCGCCGGGCATGCCTCCCCCCATGCCGCCGCCGGGCATGCCTCCCCCCGCACTTCCTTGGGCGGGGGTCATGGTCACCACCTCTTCGCGGTCCTGTCGGAGCTCGGGGACCTCAAGGCCGATACTCACTCTTCTGACTTCCCTCTGTTCTCGGTCCGGCCATTCCAAGCACAGTCCAGCCAAGGGAAGGCGGAATTCAAAGCAGAAGTTCGGAGGATCGTACCGGGACGCGGCGCAGAGGTCTTCAGAACCGCATTCCAGTTGCAACGCGGTCCGGCCCTCCTGCGTAACGAGAAGGATTCCCGGGTCCATGACCCTCTTACATATCTCCTGCGGATCGTTCCGACTAACCGTTGCCTGGGTCTCGAAACCTACCGAAGCATGGGGGTCCCCGAGACCTGGCGGCAAAGAGGGAAGCGGGCCCGCACCAAGGCCAGGGCCTGGAGGACGCTTATTGGAAAGCTCGCCTTTGTTGATTGACGCATCCTGGAAGGGATTGTGGTTCAACTCGATTTCGGCCAACAACTCTCTCGAGCCGGAGTACCGGACCTTGAGGTGAGGATCTCGCTGTCCCTTCGAATCGATCCACAGGCTCATCCCCTTGCGTGAGATCAAGTAGGCCGTTTCAACGCTGGAGATGCGAAGGAGAATGTAAAGAGAGGACTGGTCATGGGCGAAACGGATGGTGGCCCAATCACCCGGGAGGTGGTGGTCTTCCACCGTAGTCCAATCCGCCGAGTATCCATCCACGGTGAGGGGGGATGTGACTCGATACCCGACAAGGTCGCTTGCCCGCATGCCGACGGGAGCCAGTGACACCAGGACGAGCGAAAAAAAACTTCTTGGATCGGCAAGACGGTAGATGTTCGGCTTCTTTCTTCCCATTCTCGTCATTCCTCCGGAAGGGCCTTTCCTGACTGGGTGCGGCGCTTCTGGCCCGGGTCGCCGCAGGTTGATGGAGATGGCAGGATTGGGCCAGGCCGCAAGCGCGTGCGCCCTGGTCAGAATGGCGCTCCCATGTGGCAGACCACCGCACAAGTTGCTTGAGAAGACGAGGGCCGATTTCCTGCAGCAACGCATGCCCAGCCTGGAATTGGCATCCATGAGCTGTGGATGTCCCTCATTTCATCTCTCACCGCTTGCATTCACTCCCCTTGCGGACGCTGGGGATCGAGCATTCTAGGTGCCAAGTCGGACGAGATTCGCATCATCCGATGCGAGTCTCCACGAAGGGTTGCAAATGCCGGGCCCTCGTACCGGTTGAGAGTCTGTCCAAGATGGCATTGAGGCATCCGCAGTGACCATCATTTCAGATCGTCGTGCGGGGGGCAGCACGTTTCCTTGTACTTTGACGCCCCCAGGCGCACTCGATGGCCCCGGGAGTTCCTCTCGGAGGCAGTACCTCCCCGCTCACACCTCGGTGCGAAGGCCAGCCTTGAGTGCTCGGTGATTCTCCTCGCAAGGACTGTCTTGTGCCCTGAAGAGGCTGTCAGTCGTGCAAAGCCATCGGAGAAGGAGAGTGGATCCCCCTGAGAAGCGATTGTGTTTCAGCCGCCCGGCCCTTTAATGACCCAAAGGGCGAGCTGGTCGCGGTTCGCCCTGCGCCTGCGACCTACGGATGGCCGCCCTTATGGGTCCGGCCCCAGATCTCGTCCATCTTCCTTGCGACGGAGCCCGTGACATCGAGGTCCTTCTTGGACCAGACAACGCCGTCTTGCTTCCGGAGGGCAAGGTCCCACCCGTTTTCGGAGGCGAGTTCCTCCACGGCACGGCGCAGGACGTCCTCCACCTCCTCAGCGGCCGCCTCGCGGCGGGCTCCCACCTGGGATTCAGCCTCCTGCCTCAGGGCGATCCACTGCCTCTTCATGGCTTCGAGGTCCCCGGGCCGAATGCGCCCGGCTTCTTCCGCCGCCTGGATCTCCCGGGCCATCCCGGACAACTGGTCCTGGACCTTCTCCGACAGCTTCTGAACCTCGGCGAAGGCGGCCTTCGCCGCGGCGGATTCGGAGGCGATGCGCTCCATGTCGAGGACCACCATGCGGGTCGGGCCCGCCTGGCAGGCGAAGAGAGGAACGAGAAGGATCAGGACAAAGGGAAGGAGCCGGACAGGAAGCGTTCTCATGGTGCTCTCCTTTCTGAGTGCGCCGGCGAGTGGGACGCGGCGGGGACGAAACGGGACCGAAGGAAGGCGGGCGCCGTTGGAGGCCGTGAGGGTCCCCCGACGGAGTCAGCCGGCCGCATGGAGGGCCACGGCCGGCTCCAGCCGCGCGGCCTTCAGGGCGGGATAGAGGCCGAAGGCGACTCCCATGGCCACCGACAGCCCGAAGGCGTAGGCGGTGGCGCTCCAGGGCCACAGGAGGGGCCATCGCATGAGGTACACGGTGAGCCAGGTTCCGCCCAGGCCCACAAGGACCCCCGAGAGGCCCCCCATGGCGGCCAGGCTGCCCGCCTCCAGAAGGAACTGCCCCAGGATGTCTCTCCTCCGGCCTCCCAGTGCCCTCCGAAGGCCGATCTCGCGGGTCCTCTCCCGGATGGAAATCAGCATGACGGCGAGAATGCCCACGCCTCCCGTAAAGAGGGAAACGCCGGCCACGCTCCCCACGAGGACCGTGAAGGCCTGGCTGGTGTCCTGCTCGGACCGCATGAGCTGGGCCTGGTCCTGGATCGTGAAGTCGTTCTCCTTGCCCGGCTTGAGGCGGTGGGTCTTCCGGAGCACGGGGACGATCCGGTCCGGGAGGGAGGCCATGGCCTCGGCGCTTTCGGCCTGGATGAGGATGCTCTGGAGGTACGTGACGTGGAAGACGCGAACCATGGCGGTGGAGAGCGGCACGTACACCACGTCGTCCTGGTCGTCCCCGTTGAGGTCCTGGCCCCGCGGGGAGGTGACGCCCACGACCTTGAAGAGGATCTTGTTGATCTCCAGGGACTTGCCCACCGGATCGGCGCCCTCGAAGACGTTGGTGACGACGGTGGGGCCGACCACCGCCACCCGGGCCAGGGACCGCTGTTCCAGGTCGGTGAAGAGGCGACCCCTCGCGGCGGAGACGCCCCGGATCCGGAAGAGGGCCGGCTCGGCCCCCGCCACGTCGGTGCGGGTGCGGATCCCCTTGTACCGGACCACGGCGCTCCTCTGGTACGCCCCCGCGATGCATTCGATACCCGTGAGCCGGCGCGAGAGGGCCTGGACGTCTCTTGGCGTGAGGGTCGTGAACGTGGAGACCTGGCGGGTCCGGCCTCCCACGTTCTGGAAGCGGCCGGCCTGGACCACGAGGAGGTTCGTCCCCATGTTGCGGACTTTCCCGACGACCTCCTCCTCCGCCGCCTTTCCAGCCCCCACCATGATGACGACGGCGGCCACGCCGATGGCGATGCCCGCGCTCGAGAGCACCGTCCGGAGCTTGTGTCCCATCAAGACGTCCCAGGAGATCACGAGCGTGCGGGCCAGATTCATCCAGGGAGCCCTCCGGAGACATTTGGGATTGGGGATGGGGGATTTGGGATGGAGGCAACCCGTCCCGCTTCCCGCCTCGAATCCGAAATCCCAAATCGAAAATCCGAAATCATCTCAGCGCCTCCACGGGGTCGAGCCTCGCGGCCCGTCGAGCCGGCTGGACGCCGAAGACGAGCCCCACGAGGGAGGAGAAGAGAGCCGCGTAGGCGAAGGTCTTCCAGCTCACGGCCATGGGCATCATGGGGAAGAGCTTGGGGATGGCCAGCACGGGAACCAGCCCGAGGAGCACCCCCAGGGCCATTCCGAACAGGCTCACGATCACGGATTCCACCAGGAACTCGGAAAAGACGTCCCGCCTCGACGCGCCCAGGGCCCGCTTGAGGCCGATCTCCGGCACGCGCTCGCTGACGGACAGGAGGAGGATGTTCATGAGGACCACCCCTCCGACGAGGAGGGCCACGAGGGTCAAGGCTCCGCCCACGAGCTGGGTGGTCCGGGC
This window contains:
- a CDS encoding OmpH family outer membrane protein, translating into MRTLPVRLLPFVLILLVPLFACQAGPTRMVVLDMERIASESAAAKAAFAEVQKLSEKVQDQLSGMAREIQAAEEAGRIRPGDLEAMKRQWIALRQEAESQVGARREAAAEEVEDVLRRAVEELASENGWDLALRKQDGVVWSKKDLDVTGSVARKMDEIWGRTHKGGHP
- a CDS encoding ABC transporter permease, encoding MNLARTLVISWDVLMGHKLRTVLSSAGIAIGVAAVVIMVGAGKAAEEEVVGKVRNMGTNLLVVQAGRFQNVGGRTRQVSTFTTLTPRDVQALSRRLTGIECIAGAYQRSAVVRYKGIRTRTDVAGAEPALFRIRGVSAARGRLFTDLEQRSLARVAVVGPTVVTNVFEGADPVGKSLEINKILFKVVGVTSPRGQDLNGDDQDDVVYVPLSTAMVRVFHVTYLQSILIQAESAEAMASLPDRIVPVLRKTHRLKPGKENDFTIQDQAQLMRSEQDTSQAFTVLVGSVAGVSLFTGGVGILAVMLISIRERTREIGLRRALGGRRRDILGQFLLEAGSLAAMGGLSGVLVGLGGTWLTVYLMRWPLLWPWSATAYAFGLSVAMGVAFGLYPALKAARLEPAVALHAAG